From the genome of Cedecea lapagei, one region includes:
- the cirA gene encoding catecholate siderophore receptor CirA yields the protein MLRLNPIVRGGLCASVIGLALPAIADDREDTLVVTASATEQNLKDAPASISVITQDDLQKRPVNNLKDVLQNVPGVQLTNEGDNRRGVSLRGLDSSYTLILVDGKRVNSRNAVFRHNDFDLNWIPADAIERIEVVRGPMSSLYGSDALGGVVNIITRKVGKAWHGTFTADTTVQEHRDRGDTWNGNFFTSGPLIDDVLGVKVYGGLGKRQKDGQQTSATNASGLTPQIEGFTSRNLSTEFAWTPADNQDVTVGYGFDRQDRESDSLDKNRIERQDYSIGHNGRWDFGNTELRFYGDKIDNRNPGNSAAITLRNNSLDGKLVLPLSDINQFLTFGGEWRHDKLSDPVNITGGNSSKTSASQYALFIEDEWRIFEPLALTTGIRMDDHETYGDHWSPRAYLVYNATDTVTVKGGWATAFKAPSLLQLSPDWTSKSCRGACQIVGSPDLKPETSESFELGLYYAGDEGILDGVSGSVTAFQNNVEDMIDIQRTADRSVAPSYSNFVGFDKSGNPIFRYYNVNKARIRGVETELKIPFNDQWKLSLNYTYNDGRDLSNGGNKPLQRQSFHTANGSLDWAPLDDWSFYVSANYTGKQRAVSASDKAPGGYVVWNTGGAWKATKNVKVRAGVMNLGDKDLNRDIYSYSEDGRRYFMALDYSF from the coding sequence ATGTTACGGTTGAATCCTATTGTCCGGGGAGGACTCTGCGCATCTGTCATCGGCCTGGCTTTACCCGCCATCGCAGACGATCGCGAAGATACTCTGGTTGTCACCGCCTCTGCCACCGAACAAAACCTCAAAGATGCTCCCGCCAGTATCAGCGTTATCACCCAGGACGATCTGCAAAAGCGGCCGGTCAATAATCTGAAAGATGTACTGCAGAACGTGCCCGGCGTCCAACTGACCAATGAGGGCGATAACCGTCGCGGCGTCAGCCTGCGTGGTCTGGATAGCAGCTACACCCTGATTCTGGTGGACGGCAAGCGAGTCAACTCCCGCAATGCGGTATTCCGCCATAACGACTTTGACCTGAACTGGATCCCGGCTGATGCGATTGAACGTATCGAAGTGGTGCGCGGCCCGATGTCCTCGCTCTACGGCTCCGATGCCCTGGGCGGCGTTGTCAATATTATAACCCGCAAGGTCGGCAAAGCCTGGCACGGGACCTTCACCGCAGATACCACCGTCCAGGAGCACCGCGATCGCGGCGATACCTGGAACGGTAACTTCTTCACCAGCGGCCCGCTGATTGACGACGTGCTGGGCGTGAAAGTGTACGGCGGCCTCGGAAAACGTCAGAAGGATGGACAGCAGACCTCAGCGACCAATGCCAGCGGCCTGACGCCGCAGATTGAAGGGTTTACTTCGCGTAACCTCAGCACCGAGTTTGCCTGGACGCCTGCCGATAATCAGGATGTCACCGTAGGCTACGGCTTTGACCGCCAGGACAGGGAGTCCGATTCGCTGGATAAGAACCGGATCGAACGTCAGGATTACTCCATTGGCCATAACGGACGCTGGGATTTCGGCAATACCGAACTGCGTTTCTACGGCGATAAGATTGATAACCGCAATCCTGGGAATAGCGCGGCCATCACCTTACGCAACAACAGCCTCGACGGCAAGCTGGTGCTGCCTCTCAGCGATATCAACCAGTTCCTGACCTTTGGCGGCGAATGGCGTCACGATAAGCTGAGCGATCCGGTCAATATTACCGGCGGCAACAGCTCTAAAACCTCAGCCAGCCAGTACGCCCTGTTTATTGAGGACGAATGGCGTATCTTCGAGCCGCTGGCGCTGACCACCGGTATTCGTATGGATGACCATGAAACCTACGGCGACCACTGGAGCCCACGTGCCTACCTCGTTTATAACGCGACCGATACCGTCACCGTTAAAGGCGGCTGGGCAACGGCCTTTAAAGCCCCGTCGCTGCTGCAGCTCAGCCCGGACTGGACCAGTAAATCCTGCCGTGGCGCCTGCCAGATTGTCGGCAGCCCTGATCTGAAGCCGGAAACGAGCGAAAGCTTTGAGCTTGGCCTCTACTATGCTGGCGATGAAGGTATTCTTGACGGCGTGAGCGGCAGCGTGACCGCCTTCCAGAACAACGTGGAGGATATGATTGATATCCAGCGCACCGCGGACCGCAGCGTGGCGCCGTCTTACTCAAACTTTGTTGGTTTTGATAAGAGCGGCAACCCGATCTTCCGCTACTACAACGTGAACAAAGCGCGTATTCGCGGCGTAGAAACCGAGCTGAAAATACCGTTTAACGACCAGTGGAAGCTGTCGCTGAACTACACGTACAACGACGGGCGTGACCTGAGCAACGGCGGCAACAAACCGCTGCAGCGGCAGTCGTTCCACACCGCTAACGGCTCCCTTGACTGGGCACCGCTTGATGACTGGTCATTCTATGTTTCTGCAAACTATACCGGCAAGCAGCGCGCTGTGTCGGCGTCGGATAAAGCGCCGGGCGGCTACGTAGTCTGGAACACGGGAGGGGCCTGGAAAGCGACGAAGAACGTGAAAGTGCGC
- a CDS encoding ABC transporter ATP-binding protein: MMQGLKIDAFNAGYPKRKIIENLSVPALPRGKITVLLGPNGCGKSTLLRSLAGLNRAEGQLYLDGEDLMALPFAKRAEKVVYLPQSLPQGVHLHVLESIIVAQRASGGRHSAESEAQVMQLLKQLGISHLALSYLDQLSGGQKQLVGLAQSLIRRPSLLLLDEPLSALDLNYQFHVMDLVARETRERNIVTVVVVHDINIALRHSEHVLMLRDGKLVASGEPEEVITPRSLAQVYGVKGRIERCSQGVAQVLIDGLVETPTV, from the coding sequence GTGATGCAGGGCTTAAAGATTGATGCATTCAACGCCGGTTACCCGAAGCGTAAAATTATCGAGAACCTCAGCGTGCCCGCGCTGCCTCGCGGCAAAATCACCGTGCTGCTGGGGCCCAACGGCTGCGGAAAATCGACGCTGCTGCGCTCGCTGGCAGGGCTAAACCGCGCGGAAGGGCAGCTCTATCTGGATGGCGAAGACCTGATGGCTTTGCCGTTCGCCAAACGCGCTGAAAAAGTGGTTTATCTGCCGCAGTCGCTGCCGCAGGGCGTACATCTGCACGTGCTGGAGTCAATCATTGTGGCGCAGCGGGCTTCCGGTGGTCGTCACAGCGCAGAGAGCGAAGCGCAGGTGATGCAGTTGCTTAAGCAGCTGGGGATTTCTCATCTTGCTTTGAGCTATCTCGACCAGCTTTCCGGCGGCCAGAAGCAGCTGGTTGGCCTGGCGCAGTCTTTGATTCGCCGTCCGTCCCTGCTGCTGCTTGATGAGCCGCTGAGCGCGCTGGATTTGAATTACCAGTTCCACGTTATGGACCTGGTCGCCCGCGAAACCCGCGAGCGTAATATCGTCACCGTTGTTGTGGTACACGACATCAATATTGCTTTACGCCATAGCGAGCATGTTCTCATGCTGCGCGACGGCAAACTGGTTGCCAGCGGCGAGCCGGAGGAAGTGATCACGCCACGCAGTCTGGCCCAGGTTTACGGCGTGAAGGGGCGCATTGAACGCTGCTCCCAGGGCGTTGCCCAGGTGCTTATTGACGGCCTGGTGGAGACGCCCACCGTATAA
- a CDS encoding FecCD family ABC transporter permease, which yields MSATTDPMPNEAQPATIMGRYQQVLRHRYLLMGALVIAILASLLLDFTLGPSGLPLDTLWQTLIDPASANAGTRVIVWDIRLPYALMAILVGMALGLAGAEMQTILNNPLASPFTLGVSSAAAFGAALAIILGIGIPGVPDQWFISANAFVFALFAALMLDAITRWTRVASSGVVLFGIALVFTFNALVSMLQFIASEDTLQGLVFWTMGSLARASWDKLGVLLLAFAIIMPISMMSSWKLTALRLGEDRAVSFGIDVKRLRLGTLLRISILSALSVAFVGPIGFIGLVAPHIARMLFGEDHRFYLPGSVLVGALVLSLASVASKNIIPGVIIPVGIVTSLVGVPFFLSIILRHKGNV from the coding sequence ATGAGTGCCACCACCGATCCGATGCCAAACGAGGCGCAGCCTGCCACTATTATGGGGCGCTACCAGCAGGTGCTACGTCACCGCTATTTGCTGATGGGGGCATTGGTCATTGCGATCTTAGCCTCGCTGCTGCTGGACTTTACCCTTGGCCCCTCCGGGCTGCCGCTGGATACGCTGTGGCAGACTCTGATTGACCCGGCCAGCGCTAACGCCGGTACGCGGGTGATCGTGTGGGACATTCGTCTGCCCTACGCGCTGATGGCGATTCTGGTCGGTATGGCGCTGGGCCTGGCGGGGGCGGAGATGCAAACCATCCTCAACAACCCGCTGGCCAGTCCGTTTACCCTCGGCGTCTCCTCCGCTGCGGCCTTTGGCGCCGCGCTGGCTATTATTCTCGGCATCGGTATTCCCGGGGTGCCGGATCAGTGGTTTATCTCCGCTAACGCCTTTGTCTTTGCGCTGTTTGCCGCGCTGATGCTCGATGCTATTACCCGCTGGACCCGCGTGGCGAGTTCCGGCGTAGTGCTGTTTGGTATCGCGCTGGTGTTTACTTTTAATGCCCTGGTGTCGATGCTGCAGTTTATCGCCAGCGAAGACACGCTCCAGGGGCTGGTGTTCTGGACCATGGGCAGCCTGGCGCGAGCCTCCTGGGATAAGCTCGGCGTGCTGCTGCTGGCCTTCGCCATCATTATGCCGATCTCCATGATGAGCTCGTGGAAGCTGACCGCCCTGCGCCTTGGCGAAGATCGCGCCGTGAGCTTCGGTATTGACGTGAAGCGCCTGCGTTTAGGCACTTTGCTGCGCATCAGTATTTTGTCCGCGCTGTCCGTGGCCTTTGTCGGCCCCATCGGCTTCATTGGTCTGGTCGCGCCGCACATCGCCCGTATGCTGTTCGGCGAAGATCACCGTTTCTACCTGCCGGGCAGCGTGCTGGTCGGTGCGCTGGTGCTGTCGCTGGCGTCGGTTGCCTCAAAGAACATTATCCCCGGCGTCATCATTCCGGTAGGGATTGTTACCTCGTTGGTGGGCGTGCCGTTCTTCCTGAGTATTATTCTGCGCCATAAGGGGAACGTGTGA